In Meiothermus cerbereus DSM 11376, the genomic window CCCACCTCGAGGTGGTCAAGCGGCTCTACCGGCTGCGCTTTGCCGAGCCCCTCTCACCCGAACTGACCCTCGAGCAGATTCGAGGCCTGGAAGGGGTGCGGGTGCGCGACACTTACGCCCGCTGGAGCCGCGAAACAGGCGTGGAGTGGAAGGGCCGCAACTACGACCGGGGCAACTGGGCGGCTGCCGATCCCATCAACCGGGCGCTTTCCGCCGGGGCGGCTTGTCTGTATGGCCTGGCCCACGCCGCTATCCTCTCGGCGGGCTACAGCCCGGCCCTGGGTTTCATCCACACCGGCAAGCAGCTTTCGTTTGTTTATGACGTAGCCGACATCTACAAAGCCGAGACCCTTATACCTACTGCTTTTCGGGTGGTGGCCGAGTCGGATTCGGGCGTCGAACGCCGGGTGCGCCACACCTTACGCCAGCAACTCAAGGAAGTGAAGCTCCTGGAGCGCATCGTCTCCGACCTGCATAGCCTCTTCGACGCGCTCGAGACCCCCGACCCCTACGCCGCCGACCCTGCGGCCCCAGGTGAGCTGTGGGACCCCGAGGGCCCGGTTCCGGGCGGGATAAGCTATGGTAGTGATCGTTCTGGAGAAGGTGCCGAAGACCCTGAGGGGTGAGCTTTCACGCTGGATGCTCGAGGTGAGCACGGGCGTGTTTGTGGGCAGCGTTTCGGCACTGGTGCGCGATTTGCTCTGGGAAAAGTGCATTGCCA contains:
- the cas1e gene encoding type I-E CRISPR-associated endonuclease Cas1e; this translates as MRYETRNLQELPKFRDGLSYLYLEHGRLEQQDQAVACYSQEGVVMIPAAALGVLMLGPGTSITHAAIRQLANNGCSVFWVGEEMVRFYASGMGETRSSANLMRQVRAWADPEAHLEVVKRLYRLRFAEPLSPELTLEQIRGLEGVRVRDTYARWSRETGVEWKGRNYDRGNWAAADPINRALSAGAACLYGLAHAAILSAGYSPALGFIHTGKQLSFVYDVADIYKAETLIPTAFRVVAESDSGVERRVRHTLRQQLKEVKLLERIVSDLHSLFDALETPDPYAADPAAPGELWDPEGPVPGGISYGSDRSGEGAEDPEG